Proteins from one Acidiphilium multivorum AIU301 genomic window:
- a CDS encoding ABC transporter substrate-binding protein translates to MQRVLKYALAGATSALVGLGASAPTAHAWTLAQAAAPYKGMTVTVVGLDRPSYKAAEKLTPEFEKETGIHVKWVNYPYENTLKAETLNFVSHSRQFDAILTDVVWPVDFTRAHWVVPVDHFLADKAIADPDIDIGDFFPVWRHAFTVGGKLIGLPFDSYAGLLYYNKKILKEHGFSGPPTTWTQLLNDYAAKLYDPSKNLYGYALQSARGETQTADSFTRFLWPWGGRYFDAKAKKMTLDSKAAIAGETFRQELVKYMPKGIIADDHSQVVQLMGQGQLAMITEWSAFYPTLKASSIGNDLGVTVEPKGPNGRYSAFGGFAYMVSAQVPAKEQNATWLFIQWLTSKAMAQPLIENGAVVARKSADTDPALDAKYPYLKPMVETWENGSVPDWRPQIACYPYFSELVSDYGSEIEAGKYPVAKGLKLLNAKLQHYMNSTGCWNSVNLPKR, encoded by the coding sequence ATGCAGAGAGTGCTGAAATACGCGCTGGCAGGGGCGACGAGCGCGCTCGTCGGCCTCGGCGCGAGCGCCCCGACCGCCCATGCCTGGACGCTCGCCCAGGCCGCCGCGCCCTACAAGGGCATGACGGTGACCGTGGTCGGGCTCGACCGGCCGAGCTACAAGGCCGCCGAGAAACTGACGCCGGAATTCGAGAAGGAAACCGGCATCCACGTGAAATGGGTGAACTACCCGTACGAGAACACGCTGAAGGCCGAGACGCTGAACTTCGTCTCGCACAGCAGGCAGTTCGACGCGATCCTGACCGACGTCGTCTGGCCGGTGGACTTCACCCGCGCCCACTGGGTCGTGCCGGTCGATCATTTCCTGGCCGACAAGGCGATCGCCGATCCCGATATCGACATCGGCGATTTCTTTCCGGTCTGGCGCCATGCCTTCACGGTGGGCGGCAAGCTCATCGGCCTGCCGTTCGATTCCTATGCCGGGCTGCTCTACTACAACAAGAAGATCCTCAAGGAGCACGGCTTCTCCGGCCCGCCGACCACCTGGACCCAGCTGCTGAACGACTACGCGGCGAAGCTCTACGATCCCTCGAAGAACCTCTACGGCTACGCGCTGCAGTCGGCCCGCGGCGAGACGCAGACGGCCGACAGCTTCACCCGCTTCCTCTGGCCCTGGGGCGGGCGTTACTTCGACGCCAAGGCGAAGAAGATGACGCTGGATTCGAAGGCGGCGATCGCCGGCGAGACCTTCCGCCAGGAGCTGGTGAAATACATGCCGAAGGGCATCATCGCGGATGATCACTCGCAGGTCGTCCAGCTGATGGGCCAGGGGCAGCTGGCGATGATCACCGAATGGTCGGCCTTCTACCCGACGCTCAAGGCCTCCTCGATCGGCAACGATCTCGGCGTCACGGTCGAGCCCAAGGGGCCCAATGGCCGCTACTCGGCCTTCGGCGGCTTCGCCTACATGGTCAGCGCGCAGGTTCCGGCGAAGGAGCAGAACGCGACCTGGCTGTTCATCCAGTGGCTGACCTCCAAGGCGATGGCGCAGCCGCTGATCGAGAACGGCGCGGTGGTCGCCCGCAAGAGCGCCGATACCGACCCGGCGCTCGATGCGAAATATCCCTACCTGAAGCCGATGGTGGAAACCTGGGAAAACGGCAGCGTGCCCGACTGGCGCCCGCAGATCGCCTGCTATCCGTATTTCTCTGAACTGGTCTCCGATTACGGCTCCGAAATCGAGGCCGGCAAATACCCGGTCGCGAAGGGGCTGAAGCTGCTCAACGCCAAGCTCCAGCACTACATGAACTCGACGGGTTGCTGGAATTCGGTCAACCTGCCGAAGCGCTGA
- a CDS encoding zinc-dependent alcohol dehydrogenase, translated as MKALYIRGVRDITIGDAPEPVPGNDRIAVEVAGVGVCGSDLHYYLEGSIGSQVIVEPFVPGHEFAARVLEARPELGLAKGELIAVDPAMPCGHCEWCHRGEINLCPDTVFNGAPPYPGAMAERMAIEPRQVVKVPQHFTIEETMMLEPLGVAIHAIDLARPRLLESVAVIGCGPIGLLMIALARLAGVGQILAIDPVAYRRAHAGALGADRVSADRHDIAAWTDGRGVDLVLEATNAPEGFQHAADVARIGGRIVLVGIPEGNSYTLAAGAARRKGLSVKFSRRMGHVYPRAIRLVAERRVDVARIVTHRFPLAEGARAFEIQAACADGALKSLILPNA; from the coding sequence ATGAAGGCACTCTACATCCGCGGCGTGCGGGACATCACGATCGGCGATGCGCCCGAGCCCGTGCCGGGAAACGACCGCATTGCCGTCGAGGTCGCCGGCGTTGGTGTCTGCGGCAGCGACCTGCATTATTACCTCGAAGGATCGATCGGCAGCCAGGTCATCGTCGAGCCTTTCGTGCCGGGCCATGAATTCGCCGCCCGCGTGCTCGAGGCGCGTCCGGAACTCGGCCTTGCCAAGGGCGAACTCATCGCGGTCGACCCCGCCATGCCCTGCGGCCATTGCGAATGGTGCCATCGCGGCGAGATCAACCTCTGCCCCGACACCGTGTTCAACGGCGCGCCGCCCTATCCTGGGGCGATGGCCGAGCGCATGGCGATCGAGCCGCGCCAGGTCGTGAAGGTGCCGCAGCATTTCACGATCGAGGAGACGATGATGCTGGAGCCGCTCGGCGTCGCGATCCACGCCATCGACCTCGCGAGGCCGCGCCTGCTGGAATCGGTTGCGGTGATCGGTTGCGGGCCGATCGGTCTGCTGATGATCGCGCTCGCCCGCCTCGCCGGCGTCGGGCAGATCCTGGCGATCGATCCGGTGGCGTATCGCCGCGCGCATGCCGGCGCGCTGGGTGCCGACCGCGTCAGCGCCGACCGGCACGACATCGCCGCCTGGACCGATGGCCGCGGCGTCGATCTCGTGCTCGAGGCGACCAACGCGCCGGAGGGATTCCAGCACGCGGCCGATGTCGCGCGGATCGGCGGGCGGATCGTCCTCGTCGGCATTCCCGAAGGGAATTCCTACACGCTTGCCGCCGGGGCGGCGCGGCGCAAGGGGCTTTCCGTCAAGTTCTCGCGCCGCATGGGCCATGTCTATCCGCGCGCCATCCGCCTCGTCGCCGAACGGCGGGTCGATGTCGCGCGCATCGTCACGCACCGGTTTCCGCTGGCCGAGGGCGCCCGCGCCTTCGAGATTCAGGCCGCCTGCGCCGATGGGGCGCTCAAGAGCCTCATCCTGCCGAACGCCTGA
- a CDS encoding xylulokinase — translation MEAVIGLDCSTSAVKALAFDRQGSVLAIGRARLPFAPDAEGRFEQDPEDWWRACRAALAELAAGLDGIEIAGLAIANQRETIAPLDAGFRPVRPAILWLDGRAVGDAAAMAEALGADHLHRVTGKIPDPNPALYKLAWMRRCEPERLGASAWFAEVHGYLVQRLTGRFATSTASADPLGVYDLAAKRYADDLLDAIGLSAARFAPALPPGTKLGGLTAEAARATGLQEGLKVIAGAGDGQAAGLGVNVMEPGRAYLNLGTAVVAGMRSASYRVGRGFRTMIAADGEGYILETSLRSGTLLCDWLTRDIFGGDAALLAELEPAAAALPPGSDGVMILPYFLGVMTPHWDGAARGAIVGLAPHHGRAHLLRALYEGIALEQAGVMARIEAEAGLAAREIVAIGGGAQSDLWCAILADAHGVPVLRSATVEATSLGAAMAAAVGAGWYSGFAEAASAMAGAVTARFTPDAGRAALYARLRRAHAGLYPALRPFGAAPLT, via the coding sequence GTGGAGGCCGTGATCGGGCTTGACTGCAGCACCAGCGCGGTCAAGGCGCTGGCCTTCGACCGGCAGGGAAGCGTGCTGGCCATCGGCCGTGCCCGGCTCCCCTTCGCGCCCGATGCCGAAGGCCGGTTCGAGCAGGACCCGGAAGACTGGTGGCGGGCCTGCCGCGCGGCGCTCGCCGAACTGGCCGCGGGGCTCGACGGGATCGAGATCGCCGGGCTGGCGATCGCCAACCAGCGCGAGACGATCGCGCCGCTCGATGCCGGTTTCCGGCCGGTTCGGCCGGCGATCCTGTGGCTCGACGGGCGGGCGGTGGGCGATGCCGCTGCGATGGCGGAGGCCCTCGGCGCCGACCATCTGCACCGGGTCACCGGCAAGATCCCCGACCCCAATCCGGCGCTTTACAAGCTGGCCTGGATGCGCCGCTGCGAGCCGGAGCGGCTCGGCGCCAGCGCCTGGTTCGCCGAGGTGCATGGCTATCTGGTCCAGCGGCTGACGGGCCGGTTCGCGACCAGCACCGCATCGGCCGATCCGCTCGGCGTCTATGATCTCGCGGCGAAGCGCTACGCGGACGACCTGCTCGACGCGATCGGGCTGTCCGCCGCGCGGTTCGCGCCGGCGCTGCCGCCCGGCACGAAGCTGGGCGGCCTGACCGCCGAGGCCGCGCGCGCGACCGGCCTGCAAGAAGGGCTGAAGGTGATTGCCGGCGCCGGCGACGGCCAGGCGGCCGGTCTCGGCGTGAATGTGATGGAGCCGGGCCGGGCCTATCTCAACCTCGGCACCGCCGTGGTCGCCGGAATGCGGAGCGCGAGCTACCGGGTGGGGCGTGGCTTCCGCACCATGATCGCCGCGGATGGCGAGGGCTATATCCTCGAAACCTCGCTCCGTTCGGGCACGTTGCTGTGCGACTGGCTGACGCGCGACATCTTCGGCGGCGATGCAGCACTGCTCGCCGAGCTCGAACCCGCGGCGGCGGCGCTGCCGCCGGGATCGGACGGGGTGATGATCCTGCCCTATTTCCTCGGGGTGATGACGCCGCACTGGGACGGCGCCGCGCGCGGCGCGATCGTCGGGCTCGCGCCGCATCACGGCAGGGCGCATCTCCTGCGGGCGCTGTACGAAGGCATCGCCCTGGAGCAGGCCGGGGTGATGGCGCGCATCGAGGCCGAGGCCGGGCTCGCCGCGCGCGAGATCGTCGCCATCGGCGGCGGCGCGCAGAGCGACCTCTGGTGCGCGATCCTGGCCGACGCGCATGGCGTGCCGGTGCTGAGATCGGCGACGGTCGAGGCCACCAGCCTTGGCGCGGCGATGGCCGCCGCCGTCGGCGCGGGCTGGTATTCCGGATTTGCCGAGGCCGCATCGGCGATGGCCGGCGCGGTGACCGCGCGCTTCACCCCGGATGCAGGCCGCGCCGCCCTCTATGCCCGCCTGCGCCGCGCCCATGCCGGGCTCTATCCGGCGCTGCGGCCGTTCGGCGCCGCCCCGTTGACCTGA
- a CDS encoding sugar-binding transcriptional regulator has translation MVTDRGDRPSGDDTELVTRVAWLYYEASLTQAEISAQLRIPPARVQRLIAGAARSGLVRILIEGDLAGCLGLERTLIERHGLTYCRVVPALPDAPAAAGGAASSRVISSLGRAAAAFLHETFARGQHRVVGFGHGRTMAATVEHLPREPREGLKVVSIIGALAQRIDANPFDVIHALAEKTGAAAYLPPVPFYAQSRADRRVLLRQRGVAEAFVVAAEASLYVMGIGEIGRTASLCQTGMLLPEELEQARRDGAVAEALGSFFDAGGRRIRTELHDRLIGIDLAESGDREVVAVAGGMEKQAAIAAMLRGRLITGLITDERTASSLVADNDDGAARGASRRVAKA, from the coding sequence GTGGTAACAGATCGAGGCGACCGGCCATCCGGCGACGATACCGAACTCGTCACCCGGGTGGCGTGGCTCTACTACGAGGCATCCCTGACCCAGGCGGAGATCAGCGCGCAGCTTCGCATTCCGCCGGCGCGCGTGCAGCGGCTGATCGCCGGCGCCGCGCGCAGCGGCCTCGTGCGGATCCTCATCGAGGGCGATCTCGCCGGCTGCCTCGGCCTGGAGCGGACGCTGATCGAGCGCCATGGCCTGACCTATTGCCGGGTCGTTCCCGCGCTGCCCGACGCTCCGGCCGCGGCGGGCGGCGCCGCATCGTCCCGCGTCATTTCCTCGCTCGGCCGCGCGGCGGCGGCGTTTCTTCATGAAACCTTCGCCCGCGGCCAGCATCGTGTCGTCGGGTTCGGGCATGGCCGCACCATGGCCGCGACGGTCGAACACCTGCCGCGCGAGCCGCGGGAGGGGCTGAAGGTCGTCTCCATCATCGGCGCGCTCGCGCAGCGGATCGACGCCAACCCGTTCGACGTGATCCACGCGCTGGCGGAAAAGACCGGGGCGGCGGCCTATCTGCCGCCGGTGCCGTTCTATGCCCAGTCGCGCGCCGATCGCCGGGTGCTGCTGCGCCAGCGCGGCGTGGCCGAGGCGTTCGTCGTGGCGGCGGAGGCCAGTCTCTATGTCATGGGCATCGGCGAGATCGGGCGGACGGCGTCGCTCTGCCAGACCGGCATGCTGCTGCCCGAGGAACTGGAACAGGCGCGGCGCGACGGCGCGGTGGCCGAGGCGCTGGGCTCGTTCTTCGACGCCGGGGGGCGGCGCATCCGCACCGAACTGCATGACCGGCTGATCGGCATCGATCTCGCCGAAAGCGGCGATCGCGAGGTCGTCGCCGTGGCGGGCGGGATGGAGAAGCAGGCCGCGATCGCCGCGATGCTGCGCGGCCGGCTGATCACCGGGCTGATTACCGACGAGCGGACCGCTTCGTCCCTGGTGGCGGACAACGACGACGGCGCGGCGCGTGGCGCGTCCCGCAGGGTGGCGAAGGCGTGA
- a CDS encoding MaoC family dehydratase encodes MSLFFDDLAVGTRFESGTTTLDAAAIREFAARYDPQPFHLDDAAARTTLFGGLAASGWHTAAVTMRLLVESVPIAGGLIGAGNDISWPRPTRPGDVLRVVTDVVEMTPSASRPDRGRVVMRSETLNQNGEVVQILLARLVVPRRAP; translated from the coding sequence ATGAGCCTGTTCTTCGACGATCTGGCGGTGGGCACCCGCTTCGAAAGCGGCACGACGACGCTCGATGCGGCGGCGATCCGGGAGTTCGCCGCGCGATACGATCCGCAGCCCTTCCATCTCGACGATGCGGCGGCGCGGACGACGCTGTTCGGCGGGCTCGCCGCCTCGGGCTGGCACACGGCGGCGGTGACGATGCGGCTGCTGGTGGAGAGCGTGCCGATCGCCGGCGGGCTGATCGGCGCCGGGAACGATATCTCCTGGCCCCGGCCGACGCGGCCGGGCGATGTGCTGCGCGTGGTTACCGACGTCGTGGAGATGACCCCCTCCGCCTCGCGCCCCGATCGCGGGCGGGTGGTGATGCGGTCGGAAACGCTGAACCAGAACGGCGAGGTGGTGCAGATCCTGCTCGCCCGGCTGGTGGTGCCGCGGCGTGCGCCGTAG